From Paenibacillus sp. PL2-23:
TTTCGCTAACCGTCCCGATGGCGTACCCCTTGGCCAGCGCGCTGTCGATCATGCCGCCTATGGCATCACGCGTCGCAGCCGTAGGATGCATCAGGATCAAAGCTCCCGGCTCCAGCTTGGACGAAATTTTGCGAATGACATAATCCGGGGATGGCTTCATCCAATCCACCGTGTCAATCGTCCATAGAACGGTGCCCAGCCCTTGCTCTCTGGCGGCCTGAACAGTAGCTGCGTTGTAGGAGCCGGATGGAGGCGCGAACCAGACATTGTCGACTCCAAGCAAATCCTTCAGCAGCGTCTGCGTTCGCACGATTTGGCTCGTCTGATCGGCTCTGCTTAATTTTTTCATATCCGGATGCGAATAAGCGTGATTGGACATCTCATGGCCCTCGGCCTGAATTCTCCGCGCTACGTCTACATTGCCCTTCAACCATGACCCGTCCAGGAAAAAGGTCGCCTTGACCCCTTTGCCCCGCAAGGTTTCCAGAATGGGGTCTATGTATTCATTGCCCCACGCAACGTTAATCATTAGCGAGATCATCGGCTTCTCCGGATTGCCCCTGTAGATAGGGTGTGCGCCTAGCTGGGCGAGTGTAATCTTGGGCGGAATTTCCCTGTACTGATACGGAATAGCGCCGCCTCTCGGCGCTTCAAGAGCAGCCTTATACGTTCCCTCTATATCGACAGAAAGGCCGTTATAGCCCGGAATCGCATGCCATACCCGATCAATGCGGGCATTAACAGGAGCAATAGCTTTTGTCTCCGCCTCCGCGACAATTGCCTCGTACAGCTCCCGCTTCTCCTCCTCCGAATAAGCGGGCGGCGCCAGCGCCTCGATTGCATCCTCCGATTTCACCGTCGAGATGAATGAAGCGATGTTGCCATTCATTTTGACCAGAACCACCATCATGAACAAGCTGGCCGCGATGACGGCCGCTTTGCGCATCTTCATTGCCCCCACTCCCATACGAGCAAAGTCGCGCGGGAGCAGAGCAGCTCCTCGTTCGCTTAACACCCAGTCTATGAGTTCTTGGACAAGATTATGCTTCAGGATTTGCAAAACAAAAAGAGACAGATAAGCTCTGGCTCTTCGGTCCTTGCTATAAATGGCTGAGGGGGGGCAGCCCGCTGCAATCTAGGATTGAGCAGGCTCTTCCGCTGTCAGTACCGCCTTGCGAGACAGGTTGACGCGACCTTGCTGATCGATTTCGGTTACCTTCACCGTGATCTGATCGCCGATCTTCACCACATCCTCGCATTTCGCCACACGCTCAGTGGACAATTGCGAGATATGCACCAGTCCGTCCTTGTTAGGAAGAATCTCCACGAACACGCCGAACTTCTCAATGCGTCTCACTGTGCCAAGATAGATTTCTCCCACCACAACTTCCTTCACGATGCCTTCGATAATGGCTCTGGCCTTCTGATTCATCTCTTCGTTGGAGGAAGCGATGAACACCATGCCGTCCTGCTCAATATCGATTTTCACGCCGGTTTCCTCAATGATTTTGTTGATGATCTTGCCGCCTGCTCCAATAACATCACGGATTTTGTCCGGATTAATACGAAGCGTAAGAATCTTGGGCGCGTATTTGGAAAGGCTTGTCCGTGGTGTGGACATCACTTCCAGCATTTTGCCCAGGATATGCATGCGGCCTTGACGCGCCTGCTCCAGCGACTGCTCCAGAATGCTGCGGTCGATGCCGTCGATTTTGATATCCATTTGAATCGCCGTTACGCCTTGCGCTGTGCCTGCAACCTTGAAGTCCATGTCGCCGAGGTGATCCTCCATGCCCTGAATGTCGGACAGAATCGAGAAGTGATCGCCGTCCTTGATCAGACCCATAGCGATGCCTGCCACTGGCGCTTTGATCGGTACGCCTGCATCCATCATCGCAAGCGTGCTTGCGCAGATGCTGGCCTGGGAAGTAGAGCCGTTGGACTCCAGCACCTCGGATACAAGGCGAATCGTGTACGGGAACTCCGCCTCGGAAGGAATAACCTTCGACAACGCGCGTTCGCCCAGAGCGCCATGACCGATTTCCCTGCGGCCAGGAGGGCGCAGAGGACGAGCCTCGCCTACGCTGAACGGCGGGAAGTTGTAATGATGCATGAAGCGTTTCGTTTCTTCCGGCGAGATGCCGTCGAGAATTTGCACGTCGCCCATGGCGCCAAGCGTACAGATGCTAAGCGCTTGCGTTTGACCGCGCGTGAACAGGCCGGAGCCGTGTGTACGCGGCAGCAGAGCGACATCGCATTCGATCGGACGAATCTCGTCGAGACCGCGTCCGTCAGGACGAACCTTGTCATGCGTAATTAGACGGCGAACCTCTTCCTTCACGATGTCGTACAATACTTCCTTCACGTCGGCCAGAAGCTCCGGCGTATCGGCATATTGCACCTCGAAATGAGCCACTGCATCGCCGTTAACAGCGTCAATCGCTTCTTGACGGGCATGCTTCTCGGGAATTTTGATCGCTTCCACCAGTCGAGCGGATGCGAAGGCGCGAACCTCAGCGTTGACGCTGGCATTCACCGTATGTAATTTTACTGCCATTTTCTCCTTGCCCGCTAGAGCTTGAAGCTCCTCGATGTTGGCCACAATGTTTTTGATCTCATCATGTCCGAACATAATCGCTTCCAGCATAACGGATTCCGGCACTTCGTTCGCTTCCGCTTCCACCATCATAATGGCTTCCTTCGTACCTGCGACTACTACAAAAATATCCGTCAGCTGCTCTTGCTCCACCGTCGGGTTAATAACAAATTGTCCATTCACGCGACCCACGATAACACCGCCGATTGGTCCGCTGAACGGCACATCGGAGATGGTTAGCGCAGCGGATGTTCCGATCATCGCCGCAATTTCAGGGGAGCAGTCCTGGTCCACGCTCATGACGATGTTGGCAATTTGCACGTCATTGCGGAAGCCTTCCGGGAACAACGGGCGAATCGGACGGTCTGTCAAGCGACTGGACAGAATCGCCTTTTCGCTTGGCCGGCCCTCACGCTTGATGAAGCCTCCCGGAATTTTGCCCACCGCGTACAGTCTCTCTTCATAGTTGACCGTCAGTGGGAAGAAGTCCAGGTCCTTCGGCTCTGATGACGCGGTTACCGTACACAGAATGACGGTCTCCCCGTAACGAACCGTAACGGCCGCATTCGCTTGCTTGGCGAGACGCCCAGTCTCTAGAATGAGAGGTCTTCCTCCAAGCGTCGTTTCAATACGTTGAATCATCACAATTCCCTCCTTATCCTATTACAAAAAGCAACCCGAAATCCCGTATCCAGAAGCACTGGGGATGGGAAGATCAGGTTGCTTTTCGTCACGCATGTTTTAGCGGCGCAGGCCGAGTTTTTCGATCAATGCGCTATAACGTCTAACGTCCTTGTTCTTCAGGTAAGCTAGCAACTTACGGCGTTGACCTACCATCTTAAGCAATCCGCGGCGGGAATGATGATCCTTCTTGTGCTCGCGCAAATGCTGAGTCAGGTTAACGATGTTTTCCGTAAGGATAGCGATTTGAACCTCAGGGGACCCTGTGTCACTTGCGTGAGTTTTGTGAGTCTCGATCAGTTCTTGCTTGCGTTCTTGAGTAAGTGCCATCCTTTTCACCTCCTTCATTCATAATCGCCATTAGCCTCGCCGCCGTCGGTGAGATCGGACAACCAAGCTAAGGTTCAGTATACGAAGCATGCAGACCCGATAACAGGCAAGCTGTTCGCAACGTTCTTTAGTATAGCATAACGAATAGCCGCTTGTCGAGAAAATGCGCTAGTGTGTCGCCAGCAAATTTCTTGCCTTGTCGGTATCCGCCGCGATTTGGGCAATCAGCTCCTGGATGGAGCCAAACTTCTGCTCTGGACGTATAAAATGACGGAATTGCACCTTCATCTCCCGGCCATAAATATCGCGGTCAAAGTCGAACAAATGCGCCTCCATCACCGGCATCACATCCGTTTTGTTGAATGTCGGCTTCATCCCATGATTAAGCACACCGTCGTAAGCCGCGCCGTCAATCCATGCCGTAATGGCATATACGCCAAGCCTCGGCGCAACGTATGGTTCCACGATTTCCAGATTCGCCGTCGGGAATCCGATGGTCCGCCCCCGTCCATCGCCATGCACGACTGTACCTGTTATATCATAAGGTCTTCCAAGCAGCGCGCTCACCATGTCGAGATCTCCGCTCTCCAGCGACTCCCGCGTCAAGGTGCTGCTTACTTTGCGCCCGTCCTCATAAAGCGGCTTCTCCACATGTACGGACATAACGCTGCCGCCAAGCTCGACGAGAAGCTCCGGCGTACCCGCTCCCCGGCTGCCGAAGGCAAAGTCGAAGCCTACTGCGACATGACTGACGCGAAGCGGCTGCAGCACCTCCGTCACGAATTGCTCCGGCGACAAAGCGGCGAACCGGCGATCAAACCGCATCACGAACACCATGTCGACGCCCAGAGCAGCGAACAGCTCCGTCTTGCGGGCAAGCGGCGTTAAAGAGCGGTAATAATGATCCCCATGGCCAAGCACTTCCTTGGGATGCGGGGAGAACGTCAGAACGGCAGACAGCATGTCCGACTGCCGCGCGTATCTGACAGCCTCGCTTATAACGTTCTGATGGCCTCGATGCACGCCGTCGAAATGGCCGATCGCTACAGAAATCCGCTTGCCTTCTGTCCGTGAATAGCCATTCTCTTCAAGCGGATAAGATAATGAGATGATTTCCACAGATGACACCTGCATTTCTACATGAACTGTAAGATGGCCTCGAAGGTTACTCCTCCGCAGCCGCCACAAATACTTTGACCGGCTTCAGGAGCGAAGCTTCGGCATCCACCTGATAGATGCCCAGGAAGGGACCGCCCTCTCCCGGCTCGTACAGTCGGACTAACTCGTTGTCGTTCCAGGAGCCTTCGCTTTGGCCGGCTGAGACCGCCCACAGCTTCAGCTTCTGTCCGCGTCTAGCCAGCGGAACCTTGCTCTCGGCCACAATCGCAGCGGGCATATGGCTAATAGCCTGATCAGCTGGTATCAGATATCGCTCCAAATCGCCAGCCTCCATATGCCTCTCGATATCCTCAAGCGTTAGACAGCCTTCCGCTGTAATGCCGCCGGACATGGTCCGCGTCAGCTTCGCCATGGCTGCAGGCAGCCCGAGCGCCTTGCCGATATCCACACAGAGCGTGCGAATATAGGTGCCTTTGGAGCAGATGACCGAGAAGGTCAGCTCTGGCTCGTCGCCTTGGAGTCGGGTATCCAGCAGCTCGATCCCGTGAATCGTCACCGTTCTGGATTTCCGTTCGACCGTCTTGCCTTCTCTCGCCAGCTCGTATAATCGCTTGCCGTTGACCTTAACCGCGGAGAACATCGGCGGCACCTGCTCGATCTCGCCAACAAATTGCAGGAGCGCCTGCTGAATTTGTTCGCGGGTGATGGAGCCGACAGACTCGCGCGCAATGACCGTTCCGGTCATATCCTCTGTGTCGGTCGCAATGCCGAGACGAAGCACCGCTTCATAGGCTTTGGGTCTCTCCTGAATGTACTCCACGACCCGCGTTGATCGTCCGAGGCATAAGGGCAGCACGCCGGTCACCATGGGATCAAGCGTGCCGGTATGGCCGATTCGTTTCATCCTGAGCAGCCTTCTAGCTTTGGCCACCACATCATGCGAGGTCCATCCTTCCGGTTTCCATACCGCCAGAATGCCTTCCATGCTTATACCAACGCCTTTCTAACCTCTTCTACCACGCGCTTTATCGCTTCCCCCAAATCGCCCTCCAGACGGCAGCCAGACGCGCGAACATGTCCGCCCCCGCCGAAGCTCTGAGCGATCTCTGCGACATCCGCCTTGCCTGCGGAACGCAGGCTTGCCTTCACGCCGCCGTCTGACGTTTCCTTGAACAGGATGCCAACCTCAACTCCATCAACGTTAAGCGCATAATTGACGATGCCCTCCAAATCCTCGGGAACAGCGCCGCACGCCTTCAGATCATCCTTGCCGATATACAGCCAGCCGATCTTCAGATCGTCGCTGAACGTCAGTCTCGCAAGCGACGTTTGAAGCAGCTTCAGCTTCGCCGCCGTCATCTTCTCCAGCAATTGATCCGCCAGCTCGCTGCCGGACACGCCTGCAGCAAGCAGCTTGGCCGCTATCTCCATGACGCGGGGAGTGGTATTGGAATACCGGAACCCTCCCGTATCGGTAAGTAGACCCGTATAAATGGCCACTGCGCAATCCAAATCCGGCTCGAGACCGGCGCGTTCAATAAGATCATACAGCATTTCGACAGTAGCCGCAGCATTCGGACGGATGACATTCACTGTGCCGAACCGGTTATTGGTGGGGTGATGATCGATGTTCAGAAGGGGAATGCCTTCCGGAAACATCAAAGAGACTTCCCCGATGCGCCGGTTATCGGCGCAATCCACCGCAATAACCGCATCGAACGACGCCTCCGGCCTCTGCCTCTTATAGGAGTGAATTCGATCAAAGTGAACCAAATATTGAAGTCTGGACGGGAGCTCGCTTTCATTAATGAGCACAGCTCTCTTGCCCAGACGCTCCAGCAGCCAGCTTATGACAACTGTAGAGCTTATAGCGTCTCCGTCAGGCTGAACATGGGATACGACAAGGAAGGAAGCATTGGCCTTCATGAAGGCCAATGCTTCGTCCAATGCAATCATGTACTCTTGTTGATCGCTCATGACCGCGCATCGTTTCCGTTGTTAATTTCGCCAAGCAGCGATTCGATCCGGCTGCCGTATTCGATGCTGCTGTCGAACTTGAACTGCAGCTCGGGAGTATGGCGCAGCTTCATCCGCTTGCCAAGCTCGGAACGGAGGAAGCCGTTCGCTTTGGCCAGCGCCTTCAGCGTCTCTTCCTTCTGCTCGTCGCTGCCGAGCACGCTCAGATAAACACGGGCCTGGGATAAGTCGCTGGTCGTTTCCACGCCGGTCACTGTAATGAACCCGATACGGGGATCCTTCAGCTCCTGCTGGATAATCTGGCTCAGCTCCTTCTTGATCTGCTCGCTGACCCTTCCGACGCGTATCTTAGCCATGCATGATCACCTCTCTACCGTTTCCATGATGAACGCTTCAATCATGTCTCCCTCTTTAATATCGCTAAAGCGCTCAAGCGTTATACCGCATTCGTAGCCTTGCGCCACTTCCTTGGCATCGTCCTTGAACCGCTTGAGGGAATCCACCTTGCCCGTGTAGACCACGATGCCGTCGCGGATGACTCTTGCTTCTGCGTTGCGGACAATCTTGCCGTCGACAACCATGGACCCGGCAATCGCGCCGACCTTGGTTACCTTGAAGACGTTGCGCACCTCGGCATGGCCGATGACAACTTCCTTGTAGATCGGATCCAGCATGCCCTTCATCGCTTGCTCGATCTCGTCGATGACGTTGTAGATAACCCGGTGCATACGCACGTCAACCTTCTCCTGGGCGATAGTCGCTTCCGCCTGCGGATCAGGGCGAACGTTGAAGCCGATAACAATCGCATTGGAGGCGGAAGCCAGAATAACATCAGATTCCGTAATCGCGCCGACGCCGGTGTGAATGATCTTCACGCGTACGCCTTCGATATCGATCTTCGCCAGAGAGCCCTTGAGAGCCTCCGCGGAGCCTTGCACGTCCGCTTTAATAATGACATGCAGATCCTTGATTTCGCCGTCCTTGATGTGGCTGTACAGATCGTCGAGCGTAACGCGCGTATTGGCGCCCATCTCCGACTGGCGATGCTTGATCGCGCGGCGATCGGCGATTGCGCGAGCCTTGCGCTCATCCTCGAATACCATAAACGGATCGCCGGCCAGCGGCACCTCCGTCAAGCCTGTTATTTCCACAGGAGTCGATGGACCAGCTTCCTTCAATCTGCGTCCGCGGTCATTGACCATCGCTCTCACGCGGCCGAAGCAGTTGCCCGCAACAAACGCGTCGCCGATTTTCAAGGTGCCGTGCTGCACGAGAATACGCGCCACAGGACCTTTGCCTTTGTCCAGCTCCGCCTCGATAACCGTTGCTCTGGCGCGTTTGTTCGGGTTCGCTTTGAACTCGTTCACTTCCGCCACAAGCAGGATCATTTCCAGCAAGCCTTCCAGGTTGATGCGCTGCTTCGCGGATACTTCCACGAAGATCGTATCGCCGCCCCACTCTTCCGGAACTAGCTCGTATTCCGTCATTTCCTGCTTGATTTTGTCCGCGTTCGCTTCCGGCTTATCGATCTTGTTGACAGCAACGATGATTGGAACGCCTGCCGCTTTGGCATGGTTGATCGCCTCCACCGTCTGAGGCATGATGCCGTCATCCGCTGCAACAACGATAATCGTAATATCCGTCACCTGAGCACCCCGCGCGCGCATAAGCGTAAACGCTTCGTGGCCCGGCGTATCGAGGAACGTAATTTTTTTGCCGTTGATTTCGACCTGGTAAGCGCCGATGTGCTGCGTAATGCCGCCTGCTTCGCCGCCTGTCACGTTTGTTTTGCGGATGGCGTCCAGCAATGTCGTCTTGCCGTGGTCGACGTGGCCCATAATGGTCACGACTGGCGGACGAGACTTCAGATCCGCTTCATCGTCAACCTCTTCCACTGTCTCGAAGGTGTCTTCCTCAACCGGAATTTTCACCTCGACCTCAACGCCATATTCGCCCGCGATCAGAAGAATGGCATCCATGTCGATTTCTTGGTTAATCGTCGCCATCACACCAAGGAATAGAAGCTTCTTAATAACCTCGGAAGCATCCTTGTGGAGAAGCTTCGCTAAGTCGCCTACCGTTAATGTGCCGCGAACGATAATTTTCTTCGGCGTGTTGTCGATTTTCTCGCGCGGCGGCTGTTGATTGCCTTTGCCGCGGTTTTTACCGCCTCTGCCGTTCGATTTGAAGCCGCCGCGCCCATCTTCGAAACGCTTCTGATTCGCGCCTTTTTTGCGATCCTCATAGCTTCCGCCGCTGCGGCCTTGCTGGCCTCTGTTGCCGCCGGCGTCGAAGCTTCTGCTCTGGCCTTGCGGCGCCGCTGCCGGACGATTGCCGGAAGAAGCGCCTGCGCCTCCGCCTTGGCCGAAGGAGCGATTGCCGCCGCCTTGACCGCCTTGACCTCCCTGACCGCCTTGACGGTTGCCTTGGTAGCCCTGGCCTTGACCTTGGCCTTGGCCGCCGGATGGACGGTTAAATCCGCCGCCCTGGCCTCCGCCGGATGGACGACCGCCTTGGCCTTGTCCGCCCTGGCCTCCTTGGCCGCCGCCTTGGCGGTTGCCTTGATAGCCTTGACCGCTGCCGGATGGGCGTCCGCCCTGGCCTTGGCCGCCTTGACCGCCTTGGCCGCCGCCCTGGCGATTACCTTGATAGCCCTGGCCGCCTTGTCGATTGCCTTGATAGCCTTGTCCGCCGCCGGATGGACGTCCTTGGCCTTGCTGTTGTCCTTGGCCTGAAGGTCGTTGTCCGCCTTGGCCGCCTTGCTGTGGTCTCTGTTCACGTTGTTCGCCTGTTGGTTGAGTTTTCGTATTAATAGAGTTCATTGTCCCCTGTCTGTCTTGTGATGTTGGTCTGGCAGCCTGTTCTCCGCCCTGGCTCGGCCTCGGCCGATTCGGGGCTGTGGCTGCGGCAACCGCTGGTCCGCCTTCTTGCGCTCGCTTTGCGGCGGCATTGCTCTTGATATCACGGAAGAAGCCCTCCACCTTGTGCACCATTTCGTTCTCCATGACGCTCATGTGGTTGTTAACGGGCAGGTTCAACCGTTTAAGAATCGTAATAATTTCTTTGCTGCTCATATTAAGAGACTTCGCGTATTCATATACCCGAAGCTTATCTTTATTGTCCTTGCTGTCCTGTTTGTTGCTCAATAGGATCCACCTCCGTATTTTGGCTCAGATGACTTCCAATCATTTTTCCGAATTGCATATCGGTAACCGCCAGCACGACGCGTTCAGATTTCCCTATCGCCTTTCCCAGCTGCTCTCGATCATATGCCTCGGCGAGTTGTATTCCGTAGGTGCCGCATTTATCTCGGAACTTCTTCTTGGTGTTGTCAGACGCGTCGCCTGCGACGATCACCAGCCGGGCTTTGCCCGCCCTGACCGCCTTCAGCACGATCTCATCGCCCGTAATCAGCTTGCCGGCGCGCATAGCCATGCCAAGCGAAGACAACGCCTTATCAGGCTTATTCGTCATCCGCCGTCAGCTCCTTGGCCGCGATGAACGCATCCTCCACCGCAATAAAGTCTTTCTCCAATTGATCGTATATATGTTCGCCAACGGGCAGCTTCAAAGCCCGGTCCAGCGCCTTCGTCTTCTTCGCAAGCTTGAAGCAGCTTACCTTGCCGCACAAATAAGCGCCGCGCCCGGCTTTTTTGCCGGTTAGATCAATTCCGACCTCGCCGTCCGGTGTGCGAACGATCCGAATAAGCTCCTTCTTCGGCATCATTTCTTGACATGCGACGCATTTGCGAAGCGGTATCTTCCTCGGTCTCACCGTTCACCCTCCCCTTCCTGTACGAGCGATAGGCCGTTTAGTCGATAGATACGGAATCCTGGTGCATCGTTCCCGCATTAGACTTCGGCCGGCCATATTCCTGCTCCGCCTGCGTCTCGCTCTTAATATCGATTTTCCAGCCTGTTAGCTTAGCGGCCAGTCTTGCATTCTGACCCTTGATGCCGATCGCCAGAGAGAGCTGATAATCCGGCACGATCACTCGCGCCATCTTCTCCTGCTCGAAGACGATAACCTCCAGCACCTTGGATGGGCTGAGCGCGTTCGCCACGTACTCCTCCACACTCTCGGACCAGCGGACGATATCGATCTTCTCGCCTTTCAGCTCGTTCACGATTGTCTGTACGCGCAGACCCTTCTGACCAACGCAGGAGCCTACCGGATCCACCTCGTCATTGCGGGAATGCACGGCAATCTTGGAGCGGAAGCCCGCTTCGCGTGCAACAGAACGAATCTCGACGACGCCGTCATAAATCTCGGGCACCTCAAGCTCGAACAGACGCTTCAGAAGACCAGGATGAGTTCTGGACATGATGATTTGAGGTCCCTTAGTCGTGTTCTCAACCTTTGTTATAAAGGATTTGACGCGATCGCCATGCTTGAATTTATCCGTCGGCATAAGCTCCGTCAGCGGAAGCACCGCCTCCACCTTGCCCAGATCAACAAATAGATTGCGCACATCCTGGCGCTGCACAATACCGTTGACGATATCCTCTTCCTTGTCGATAAAGGCGTTATAGATAAGTCCGCGCTCCGCTTCGCGAATTCGCTGCGTCACGACCTGCTTGGCCGTCTGAGCGGCGATACGTCCGAAATCTCTTGGCGTAACCTCAATCTCCGCCACATCGTCGAGCTGGTAATGCGGGTTGATCTCGCGAGACGCCTCCACCGAAATTTCAAGGCGAGGATCAAGCACCTCGTCCACGACGGTTTTGCGGGCATATACTTTAATAACGCCGTTATGGCGGTTAATATCGACCCTTACGTTCTGAGCTGTGTTGAAATTGCGTTTGTAGCTGGAAATAAGCGCGGCTTCAATCGCCTCGAGCAGCACATCCTTGGCGATTCCTTTCTCTCTCTCGATTTCCTGCAGAGCTTCAATAAAATCCATACTCATTGGAACGATGGTCCCCCTTTCATAATAGAAGCAATAATTAGAATTGAATGGCGAGTCTGGCGCTTGCGACCTTCGCGTAAGGGATGTTGTGCTCCTTCTTGCCCGTCTTCACAACAACGGTATCGCCGTCGAACGACACGAGATGGCCTTCGAATTCCTTAGCCCCGTCCACCGGCTCGTAGGTAGTAAATAGAACATATTTGCCGACAGCCTTGCGGACATCCTCCGGCTTCTTCAGGGGGCGTTCCGCGCCTGGGGACGACACTTCAAGAAAATACGCGCCGGATATGGGATCGTTTTTGTCAAGCTGCTCGCTCACATATTCGCTGATGCGCCCGCATTCGTCGATATCGATGCCGCCTTCCTTATCTACAAAAATGCGAAGAAACCAGTTGCTGCCTTCCTTGATATATTCAATGTCGACCAGCTCAAAGCCATTATCGTTGAGGAACGACAGAATCATAGCCTCAACAGCGGATTTGATAGTGGATGTGCTCAAAATGAAAAAACCTCCCGTATAGGTTGCAATGTGATATTGCCGAATACAAAACGTAAAGAGTGGGTTTCCCCACTCTTCTGCATCAAGAATCTATCCTCATCATTGCCACAAAAATTATAACATAACCGCCTATACGTGACAAGAAATGATTTCTAGTTTCAATCATACTCTTGCACGGTACGTGACAAGAAATGATTTCTAGTTTCAATCTCAAAACAACGATAGCTGGTTCGACTCCGGCAAGCCTCTGAAGCAGCCCATGCCTCCGAGCACCTCGATAATCGTTTTGGTCGCCTTGGACTTCATCTGGAAATCCTCGATCGACAGAAACTCTCCATCATTCCGCGCCGCCGCGATATTGCGTGCCGCATTGTCGCCGATGCCGGCGATGGCTGCAAAAGGCGGGATAAGTGAATCGCCGTCCACCTGGAATTTGATGGCGTCGGAGCGATACAGATCAATGGGCTTAAACGAGAAGCCGCGAGCCGTCATCTCCAGCGACATCTCCAGCTGCGACACCATGTTTTTTTCCTTCGGCGTCGCGTTGAAGCCCTTGGCTTCAATCTCGACCAGCTTCCGGTAGATGGCGTCGTAGCCCTGGCACAGCAGCTCCAGGTCGAAATCGTCAGCCCGTACGGTGAAATAGGTGGCGTAATATTGAATCGGATAATACAGTTTGAAGAACGCCGTACGCACAGCGGATATAACATAAGCGGCCGCGTGCGCCTTCGGGAACATGTATTCAATGCGCAGGCAGGAGTCAATATACCACTGCGGCACCTTGCAGCGCTTCATCTCATCAATCCACTCCGGCGTGAGGCCCTTGCCCTTCCGCACGCTTTCGGTAATTTTGAAGGCGAGGCCGGCGTCCATGCCCGCTTTGTAGATGAGGTACAGCATAATGTCGTCGCGGCAGCCAATAACGGTTTTAATGTTGCACGTCCCGTTTTTGATAAGCTCCTGCGCATTCCCGAGCCACACGCCCGTTCCATGCGACAGACCGGAGATTTGAAGCAGATCGGCGAAAGAGGACGGCTGCGTCTCCTGCAGCATCTGGCGCACGAACTTCGTCCCCATCTCCGGCACGCCGTAGGTTGCCACGGAGGACCGGATCTGCTCCGGCATGACGCCAAGCGCTTCCGTGGAATTGAACATGCTCATGACCTTGGGATCATTCATAGGAATGGTCGTGGGATCAACGCCGGTCAAATCCTGCAGCATGCGCATCATCGTGGGATCGTCATGGCCGAGAATATCGAGCTTCAGCAGATTTTCATCGAAGGCGTGATAGTCAAAATGCGTTGTCTTCCATTCCGCCGACGTATCGTCCGCCGGATACTGTACAGGCGTGACATCCTCCACCTCAATGTAATCCGGCACCACGACGATGCCGCCGGGATGCTGGCCCGTGCTGCGCTTTACGCCGGTACAGCCGCTCGCCAGCCTCTGGAGCTCCGCCTGGCGCCATTTCTTTTGATGCTCTTCCTCATATTTTTTGGCGAAGCCATACGCGGTTTTCTCCGCTACTGTGCCGATCGTGCCCGCGCGGTATACGCATTTCTCACCGAACATTTCCTTGGTGAAGTTATG
This genomic window contains:
- the rimP gene encoding ribosome maturation factor RimP, yielding MSTSTIKSAVEAMILSFLNDNGFELVDIEYIKEGSNWFLRIFVDKEGGIDIDECGRISEYVSEQLDKNDPISGAYFLEVSSPGAERPLKKPEDVRKAVGKYVLFTTYEPVDGAKEFEGHLVSFDGDTVVVKTGKKEHNIPYAKVASARLAIQF